The Chelonia mydas isolate rCheMyd1 chromosome 20, rCheMyd1.pri.v2, whole genome shotgun sequence genome includes the window TAACCTAGCAATGAAGGTACAAACTCAGGAGTTCTGGTGCCTCATCTCTAATCATTAAGCCACATTCCCCCGcagagccaggatagaacccaggagtcctgatcctcagctccctgctctaacccctagaccccactctcctcccagagccggaatagaacccaggagtcctgatcctcagctccctgctctaacccctagaccccactctcctcccagagtcgggatagaacccaggagtcctggctgccagccccctgctctaaccagtcAACCCCACTGCCCTCACCGATTACGTCATTGGGGCAATCGTCCCCCTCCCTCACCttgagcccctgcagctcctgccacgTGCCAGGGGTGATGGAGCTGATGCGCAGCCTGTTGTGGGCCAGGTGCAGCTCCTTGAGGCTGGTCAGGTTGGCCAGCAGCTCGGGCGAGAGGGAGTTGAGCTGGTTCTTGTGCAGCGTGAGCACCTGGAGGCTGGGCGGGAGGCCGGCGGGCAGGAGGGTGAGCTGGTTGCCCGACAGGTCCAGGCTCTGGAGCCGGCGCAGCTTGCGGAAGGCCAGCCGGTGGATCTTGGCGCTGCAGAGCCGGTTGTAGCTCAGGTTGAGCTCGGCCAGCAGGTAGGTGCTGGCGAAGTCGTGCAGGCCGACATGAGCGATCTGGTTGTGCAGGATCATGAGGGAGCGCACCCGGCGGGGCAGCCCCGGGGGCACCCGCTCCAGCCGGTTGTTGTAGAGATGCAGGGTGTGCAGCTTGCGCAGCCTGAGGAAGGCATCGGGGTGGATGCCGGCGGCCGTCAGGCGgttgctctgcagcagcaggtaCTGCAGGCCGCGCACCCGGCTCAGGCTGTCCCGGGGCAGCGAGCCGATGCGGTTCTTGCCCAGGTGCAGGATCATGATGTTCGGGGGGAAGCCAGCCGGGATCTCGGTCAGGTTGTTATTAGACAGATCCAGGTACTCCAGGCTCTTCAGCTTGCTGCAgaggggacggggaacggggcGCTGGCTCGGGGGGAGCAGCTAGTGCCGCAGCCTCCTGCTGTACTGGACCCGGGAGTCCTGACGCGCTGgtccccccgctctaaccactagaccccactcccctcccagagctggaaatagagcccaagagtcctggctcccaggcccccagcTCTACCACCTAACCCATattcccctcccaaagccaggaatagaacccaggagtcctgactcccagccccacccccctccctgcccagacgTCCCATCTCCTCCGCTCTAACCACTCTGCCACGCggcagctccctcccccagccgCACCTGAAAGTAGACGGGTCCAGGCCCTGGTTGGACAGGTTGTTGTTCTGCAGGTAGAGCTCTCGGAGCTTCCAGTGGCTGCTCAGCGCCCCCCGGGGGATCCGGGCGATGCGGTTGTTCTGCAGGGACAGGAGGTCGTGGCCACTAGAGTCGGGAGAAGCTCCCAAGCCCGCCTCAGACAccatcagcagggctggggggagactgCCCTCGATACGGTACCAAGATAACCACTAGTCCACCCAGCCCAGCTGCCATctgaatggcagagctggggcacagagagggatgggcttgcccaaggtcccagagTGAAACGAAGGCCACGCTgagcatagaacccaggagtcctggctcccagccctcctgctctaaccactagaccccactccccacccggagctggaaatggaactcaggagtcctggctcccagccccctgctctaaccactggcccacacctcctctccccatatcAAAGGCAAATGGCTGTGGGGCTTTGGGATGTGTCATGCCTCAGGGATGCAAGCCAACCACACGTTTATACAAAGTACCTGCAGAGGCAGACCCCCCGCCCAACCCCGGTCatgagccccagccctgccccacctgtAAGTGGAGCCGGACGAGCGcggggggcaggttctggggcagGTAGCTGAGCTGGTTGCTGGAGAGGATCATGGTGCTGACGGCGTCGGAGCCGTTGAAGGCGTCATAGGGGAGCCCGGAGTTGGCCAGCTGGTTGTTGTGAAGATACACGGACCTACATGGAGGAGCGGGAAGCAAAACAGAGCTGACaccagtctctgtcccaaagaggaGAGCCCCCGTAGTGAGCCCCcatcccgctccctgcagcacagagcccaCTAGTGAGCCCCCcatcccgctccctgcagcacagcgccccctagcactgtGCTGGGACATTGAGGTCAacacagaggggagagcgccccctactgagctccCCACCCAGCTTGAAGAAGATGCCCACACTAATCAGGCCCAGAGCTTGGCTTAGCCAGTCCAACCCACTGAGATCCGAGCCCCTCAGCAAACGGCCCACAGCTGCAGGCCCTCTGCGTCGGAGTGCTCCCTTCTCCCGTGTGCCCGAGGCAGGAGGCCTGGAGGGCGGCTCTACCTGAGGTTGGCTTTCTGTCCAAAGGTGAGGGGATAGACTTCAGTGAGCAGGTTAGCAGCCAGGTCCACTATGCGCACAGTGCTGGGGAGGATCTGCGGAGCTACCGTGAGCTGGGAAAGAAACCAAAGGGGGACAGGCCAATTCTAGCAGGAGATCAGTGTGGCCCTGGCTCTACCCGTTGCTGCCAGAGGGCCTGGCCAGGCTTTACAGAGGGATTGCTTCACTGGTCACTGacacgcagccacctctggggtcagaggcagcagctgtttatacaggggTTGCTGAACATTTGCTCTGGGgtagaatgcagcagctgtttaatagtgcCCAGTGCCACCACACAAAGgtttggggcaggaagtggagAGGAATCCTGTCTCCAATGAGCACAGCAGCAGGAGGTTAGGAAGACAGGATGGAATCACCCTAGCTGGAATCTCCCAGGACACCAGGGTTAGCACAGACACTTGAGGGAAATGGGACAGCATCTCTAACGACCATGTGGGACCTGTCTCCTCTGAAAGGTGGGAcctcctgcagcacagtgcccccaggCTGCTCCGGGGTCAGCACGGACCCAGAGGGGAGCCAGCCGACCTGCTCcctgcagcgcagcgccccctagtgccacatgACGGAATCACCCAtaccactccctgcagcacccttGGCTTTCCCTGGAGGTCCCATCCCACTGGTGACCACGCTCAGCATGGTTTAGCTTGTGAaatccctctctcacacacacacatgcagagccCCTTCCAGCTCCCTGGGCGCAAACTCCTGGTGCCATCCCGGCTCGTTAAAGCACCTGTGAATGCTGAGCACCGGGCCCCGCCCTGCCGCCCCCGTGTCAGAGGACAGACGCGCACACACCTTGTTGTTGGCCAGGTAGATGTACTGCAGCGACTCCAGGGATTCAAAGGCTTCATCCGGGAGGCCTAGAAAGCAGCAGAGAGAAGGCTGCCTAGTCCAGGCACACCCTGCACAGAAGGGAGGCCGGTACGTGTACCTGCTCCATCCAGCTCATGAACTCAGaccctgcctccacccctgcAAGGCCCCGTGGCTGCTTCCACTCACCCACGGAGCTATGCATCCTGTACCTGGCATCCAGCTACCCAGAATGCTTTGCATCCAGCTTCCCACCACGCTTTTCTATAACGGTCCCAAAAAACTTCTcatgctgctgaaatgcagctgcctctggggtagGAGCCAGCAGCTGCACAAGAATTTAGAAGTGGAAGTGGAGGAAATTCCTgtatccagctgaaactgcaggaCAGGGGGACGGCCTGCTGGGATTCAAGGAGAGAAGGACAAAGGGATGACGGGTTCCGATACCGGACCGTGGGGATTTCTGTTCCATTGGAGGCTGGGAAGAGCTCTCCCTTGactcgcgcacacacacacccaggtcaCGCAGGCAGGGCCCCTGCCCACTGCACCGCTCCCTTCGATGgcgtccccagccccctgcccgcagcGGCTCCCTCACCATCGGAGATGATGTGGTTGTTGTGCAGGTTGAGGGTTTTCAGGCTGGTCAGCTGGGCCAGCTTGTCATAGGGCAGCTCCCGTAGCTGGTTATTCTGCAGAAGGAGACCCcgctcacctcagtccctggggaAGTGGGAGGCATTTGCCCAGGGCCGGAGGGCAGCAGTGAGAGAGACGGGAGGTGGAGAGTCAGGGGAGGgctgctctgggctctggcctcccAGGAGAGACACGTCCGATAGGCCCCTGGCTGCCCTCTGACCCCTGGGGTTCCACTTCAAATGGCCCCCGGCTGCCCTCTGACCCCTGGGACACCACATCCAAgggcccccagctgcccctgacccctggggcaccACGTCCAACGGCCCCCGACTGCCCCTAACCCCTGGGATGCCACATTCAAGGGCCCCCAGCTGCCCTCTGAACCGTGGGTCGCTGCAGCCAATGGGTCCCAGCTGCccctgacccctggggcaccGTGTGCAACGGTCCCTGGCTGCCTCTGACCCCTGGGACGCCACATCCAACGGGCCCCATCTGCCCCTGACCCCTGGGTCGCTCTATAGGCCCTCCTCGGAAACTGGGTTCTGGCCCTGACTAGGCTCCCGGGTTCGCTGCGGGGCAGGGGACAGTTACCTGCAGAGAAAGATGCTGGACAGCTCTGGAGACGTTGCTGGGGAAGACGTGCAGGTCGAGCCCACCGCACTCCACCGTCTCCTCTGATGGGCAGGTGCAGTTGGCCGGGCAGCCCGGGGCGTTCTTCttgggcagggccccccccctgAGCCGGGGGGATGGCGGGTTGTCCTCGTCATCCTGGCTCCCGaccaggcagagggaggggatcTTCACAAAGAGGACCAGGAGACAGCCGCAGCTCAGccgctggggagaggggaagagtgtCCGGTGAATTCCAGAGCGAACTGAACCGTCTGTATGCCGCAGCCCTGCGGAGCGGGGATCCTGGGGGCTCCTACCAACCCAGGCCTGGCGCTGCTCGGCCCCATCAATGCAGGCTCTGTCTCcacagcaccagccactgctgtggGGGGATGAAGGGCCCCACTGAGCCAGGCCCGCTGGGGATCCAGGCAGGTCGGTTTACAGGGCACTTGGCAGCTCTGAAATACCTTAGTTGTAGTTTTAGCCGGCCTGGCAGCCAATCAGCTCCCCCCAGCTACACAGGCTGCTGTTTCACCTCCTCAGCACGGCAGCCGGattgtgtgtgcacgtgtgtgtgcgtCTGTAAATTAACACatcagcacctggcacaatggggccccgatctcagttaggtctgtgcagcgcctggcacaatagggccccgatctcagtcagGGTCTGGGTAGCACCTGGTACGACGGGGCCCTGACCTCAGTCAGGGGCTGCAGtctgtgcaggctctggggtggagtcagtgatgagaggtttggggggcagaaggggtctccgggtttggggggcctcagggcagggggttgggatgcaggcttacctcgggcagctccggGGCGGCAGTGTTGCAGAGCCCTGTCCTGGGGCactgcgctgcaccctggaagcggccagcaggtccggctcctaggcgcgggggcaggaggctccgcggtggagtgtggagctggtgcatcaggcgggggcagcgcgtggagccccatgcccccaaccccaccgcctaagagccggacctgctggccccTTCCGGGGCGCTGTgcggtgccccaggacaggtagggtCCAGCCTGCCTTGGCGCCACAGCACCGCCGAACGGATTTTTAATGGCTAGGTCGGCAGTACcgccagtcgaaaaccagacacctggtcaccctaacgataatacaaaaaaaccccactctcccACTGCCTGTTTCATTCACTGGCCACATGCTTTACTGGAAGCGACGTGTACATTTGTGGAACGACAGGTACGCACTACAGGGCTCCCACGAGCTCTGTTCGGTATCCCAGAGAGTGATTTAACAGCAGATGGGACACAGCCCTGGAAAACGCCCTGGAGGGAATGACCCTGCAGGGCTAGATGGGCTCCGATAGATTCACCGGCCCCAATCCCCCACAGAACAACAGGTGCGGCCTGGACACACTCCTGTCCCGTCCCTCCAGAGCAGAATCTGTTCAGTCTTCAGCTTCTCCGCCGAGGCTGCCAAAATGGACCCAACTGTGACGTGGTTTGAAATTGGCCAGGACTGGGGGAGTTGCTCCCTCCCCCTTTGGGAGACGAGTGTGAAATGAGCAGGCAGGATCCCAGCCCAGTTCCCAGCTGGCAGATAGGTCAAAACCTGCCAGCCCAACAGGCACTGAATGGCCCCTTGTTGACAGCTCCAACAAACTGGCCATAAAGAATGAGCTCTGCTCTGGGGTTGTACCTGCAGGGCAGGGATAAGGCACATTGATTGCAGGGTCTGGGGACCCTCACCTTAATGCCAGgcccctgctctacccactagaccccactcccctccaagagCAGTGAATCGGCCCTGGGGTCGAAAGCTGGATCTCCCCTGGGCCTTGCCTGGGGAATCTCCTTCGACACAGCCCCACCAGCGAGAGGGCTAGCAGCTGAACCACTGTGTCATcgaaccctgctcagagcaggtggggggcagggccagagggagACTCCCCCAAAGGCTGGGATGAATCCCTCATAAAATTTTCCCCTTTTGGCCAGTGCCAATGCATCTAAGCGGGTCTGGGAgacctcctccctcctccagtaCAGAGTGGGATGGCCCCCAGCTGCCCTCATGAGTCACCCGCCCAAGCAGGCGTCACTGGAGCCTCTTCGCCAACAAGCCTTAAGTCCGCTGGGTCCCCGAAAAGGCCGGAGCCGAAGCTCTCCCTCACCATAGCTGGGTCCCAGCTGCGAGGCTCCCAGGCTCCACTCTGCAGTCTTCCCAGGATCTTTAATTGAAGCCAGACCGGTGTGGGGCTCCTGATTCCCTCAGCTCTGTCTTCGCCTCTGAAATAAAGATTGTCCTCACACGGTCCCCACAGGAAGAGTCGCGTTCCGCACACACCCGCACGCTCGCCTCCCGGGGCACTGGGAAAGGAAACGGAGAAAGCAACCTGCCAGGAGCTGTCGCACTGCCCGGGCGTGAGCTGCAGCCGGGACGCTGTGTCTTCGCTTGCTGTTGTCTTCTCGTCTGATCAAagccaggggagggaggtgggcaaGTAGGGGGACTCTGGGTCTGCTGCGACTGGGGTTGCATAATGGGGCTGGCAGAGGTCCTGATGGAATGTTTGGAAGGGATCACGTTTACTGAGTCTGGCATTCCAACCATGCACAGAGGCAGCTAAGACTCTGGGGAAACTTAACTgttactgtttgtttttcctgcgTGCGGTCGGAACCGCCATGTTCTGCCCCCGCCCCGATCCTGTGCTACTCCACACTCAGTCGCTAAGCTGCCCTCCATGCAGGCTGACTTGGTGTTAGCCCTGCCACATAAccccgggaggggggggggaaactgaggcataatgagctgacgtgacttgcccaaggtcacccagggcaTTGGAAAGAAGTCAGGAGTTCTTCCTCAAAATTCCCTCACTAGGCCCGACTCCCATCCCacaggtgggaatagaacccaggagtcctgactcccggcCCTtccttctctaaccactagaccccacttccatcccagagctgggaatagaacccaggagtcctgactctcagtgtCCCTGCTGTAAGTACTGGACTAACACTTCCACCCCACCAAGCTGAAACtagcccccaccccaggaaacATAAGCCCCCAGATCGTGCCCATTAGACCACAAGTCTCTGATCTCTGGGCTCGGTTCCCACTAGGGACCCCAGATTTCTCCCACTAACCAGTGGGAGGTGGGAATTCCCAGATTCCCCTCCCCTCCGTCAAGCACTGGGATTCGGCTTCCCGGCTGCCCACTCCTCGTTGCTGAGTTATCCAGGGGCAGAGCCAAGGGGGCCAGCAATGGGAGGTTGCCTGATTCCCATATGGGGTAACATTTCTGGCTCCTGATGGGCCATGAAGAATGTAATTTGTCCAGCCTCAAAGACCTCCCTGGGAATCGCAGTGTTTGTGCTTCGGAGTCAGTGGTAATGGCCAATTACCTTAACTGAAATACTTGTCCCCCGGCCAGCTGTAGGCCGCTACAGTTGCCTCCAGCAGTCTGGGTGCAAATTCAAGAGACCTCAGGGGCTTTCTCCGAGCCCGTCTGGACAAACCCCAtgggctctgcagggagcaggggctgacTCCCTGGATTGCCTTCAAAACCGTCCCCCACCCCAGGATCACCCCCATATCAAACGAGCATCGTTAGATTCAAGGCAGCTATTTCTCTGGGCCCATCCATCCCAGAGAAGGATGAACTCCTCTCTGGTTCCCactctcagtgctgctgctggcccctccGCTCCAAACCCTTCATAACTCATGCCCCTTACACAGATCTTGCAACAGGAGGTGGTGCCAAGTCTCTGGGCTTCTATCTCTTCTCGCGCCAGAAGGACGGCTCATCCCAACCACCCCTACATGCTGCTCTAGGCAAAGACAGGGATTGGCAGCCCTTGACCCAGCTGGCTTGCTGCTTCCATCTCCCACCCaatcctggggggagggatatctcagtggtttgagcattggcctgctaaacccagggttgtgagtttaatccttgagggggccatttagggatctggggcaaaaattggggattggtcctgctttgagcagggggttggactagatgagctcctgaggtcccttcctaccctgatattctatgaatcctgCCTTGTCTGTGTCATTCCCCCAGACTGCAGGGGCTACCTGGTTTCTGCTCATACGTCTGTGGCTGGTGCTTCGAGATTTCAAAACGTGCCCCCAGAATTCTTTGCACCTCCTGCAGAGTTAGCGGTTCAGAAGTACTGAGGCACCTGCCACAAAGGATTCTGGGACACTGAAGTGCCCACTactgcaaaggattctggggtaCTGAGGCATCTCTGCAGCAAAAGTCTTACACCGAATCAATGCTGTCATGTTTCTGAACACCCTCTAGTGGTAGTTCTCATTACAGTACTTCTTAGTACAGGAAATGTCTGTTGGGCTACCCTACCTGGAGCCCCCCCCGAATCTGAGGTAACATGCACAGCTCCCCAGCACACatgcaatattgccaaccccaaccgTTCAAGCTCCAGGAGATGTTTGAGTTCTTCTCCTTTGCCTTTTTGAGCTGTACAAGGGTCATATTTCCACGCTTTCCTCTGCTGCGCCAGGCTAGAATAGGAcggcttttaaaaaagaaaagccgAGAGTCTCACGTAATAACATGACTCCAAgaactggagctttaagaaaaccaccaaatatcacaagactagGCAAGGCTGCACATGGGGGGCACCagacaggccacttcacctttctgtacctctgtttccccatctgtgatgtGAGGAGGATGATACCTCGTTTAAAGTTGCTTTGATGAAATGCGCTACCTGAGAGCGAAGTATCAGACTTGTCCCATTTCGACCCAACCCCTCGCATGTTTCAGCCTCAATTCTTTCATTCCTTGCAAACTGAAATCCAAGGAGGATACTAGAATGTGCTCCAGCCACTGCCAAAACCAAATCATTAAGAAGCCTTAGCTGTGTTTTAAGAAACCCCAAGCTCTCCTTTCGAAGTCACACACTTCCTATAATTACAGACACCCCAGACCAAGCCAGGTCACTGGAAAGCACTCAGGCTGTTAAAGCcatggggccagatttccaataCCACCATGAAGTACAACAGAGAACCCCACCATCCTTAAAGCAAAACTGCGGAGTACCCAAACTCCTTACAAGGTCAGAGTCATCCTTGGCTCCTAATTGGCAAAGCCCAATTTCtttaaatctaatttactttCATGCCGTTCATATACTTTGCAATTTGCTCCTCAAGGAGTTTACGCCGTTTTTCTGTAGAGGACAGGAAGGAACTATGGATTTGCTATATCCAGTCTGACCATCCATCCCGCTAGGCTTCTGTCAGTCCAGCTTCTTAGAGTACCGGTTCAGAGCACTGCCCCATGTAATTTTGTACACCTGCTTCCCCAGTGCATTGGATCAACATCCACCTACTCTAATCTCTCAGCTCCTGCTTCACAGGTTTGGTtaaaaggttaagtgacttcactggcaaaagttctgcagccgacAAAATTATTTTGGCAGAGCACACTCCCACATGGGTGCTGGCACCTTGAGGCCACACACAGCATCAGGGTGTATGGGCAAAAAGGCGTTGCATTATGGGTAAGCATCCCCGCATCCTATGTGTCCCACCTGCAAGTGTGCTGCCTTGTGGGGAATTTTTAGGATGCGTGGTGGGATATCCGTACTTCTCTCAGGGAATGGTGGGAATTTGGGGTCAAAGGCCCACAACTCCCTCTGTCCTGTCCCATAATCTACTGCCCTGGCGCATCATCTTCGAACGCGCTGTTGCAAACCCAGatggacttttgaaaatggaatttagctTCCTTAGGCACTATAAAAATTTGACCCCTGAACCAAAACGTGATTTAGTCCCATATCCCTGACTCCTGctgcactggatcagaccagtcgCACTGGTCCACTAGCCTCCTCTCACCACTGGGACTTTACAGATGTCACTGTTACATATAATGAACGAGGAGAGATTTCAGACTCTCTGCTCCAAAATCACCATCGCCAACTTCAACTATAGGAGACTCTCCATTAGCCAGGAACAATATAGAGCCTATGACCCACAACTGGGCAGTTTTACATTGATATCCCATGGCCACTTCTTTGTAGGAATacaggtggtggtgttttttttttaaaaaaaaaaccttcctgaGCCCTGCAGCAATCAGATGATGCCTTGAAGCATGACAGTGGATTAACACTTATCTTGCCTTACATCACTAACAATGCTATGATGGTAGCAAGATTCCCAAGCCCCTGTTTTAAAAGTATTCCTGGTATTTGACTGGCCGACCCTTGGAAGCTAGTTTAAAAGGCCTATTTAtaggcccaggctccagcctggcttGGCTGGCTCAAGGCCAGGATAGAACTGTAAACATATTTTTCTGGCTTTTCTTTTCCAAATCCCACATTCTGACCATTTGCCAGTGTATTAAGAGTTCTGCCAGCTTCTGAGTCAGACAGAGAATAGAGCCATGACTCTGTCTCTGTCCTGCAGAGAGCCTGTGATCAGGCCCCAACTGTTTCAACatgagaatcatagaaccatagaatatcagggttggaagggatctcaggaggtcatctagtccaaccccctgctcaaagcaggaccgatccccaattaaatcatcccagccagggctttgtcaagcctgaccttaaaaacttctaagaaaggagattccaccacctccctaggtaacgcattccagtgtttcaccaccctcctagtgaaaaagtttttcctaatatccaacctaaatctcccccactgcaacttgagaccattactcctcgttctgtcatctgctaccactgacaacagtctagatccatgctctttggaaccccctttcaggtagttgaaagcagctatcaaatcccccctcattcttctcttccgtagactaaacatccccaattccctcagcctctcctcataactcatgtgttccagtcccctaatcatttttgttgccctccgctggactctttccaatttttccacatccttcttgtagtgtggggcccaaaactggacacagtactccagatgaggcctcaccagtgtcgaatagaggggaacaatcacgtccctcgatctgctggcaatgcccctacttatacatcccaaaatgccattggccttcttggcaacaagggcacactgttgactcatatccagcttctcgtccactgtaacccctaggtccttttctgcagaactgctgctgagccatttggtccctagtctgtagtggtgcattggattcttccgtcctaggtgcaggactctgcacttgtccttgttgaacctcatcagatttcttttggcccaatcctccaatttgtctagggccctctgtatcctatccctaccctccagcatatctaccactcctcccagtttagtgtcatctgcaattttgctgagggtgcaatccacaccatcctccagatcatttatgaagatattgaacaaaaccggccccaggaccgacccttggggcactccacttgatactggctgccaactagacatggagccattgatcactacccgttgagcccgacaatctagccagctttctatccaccttatagttcattcatccagcccatacttctttaacttgctggcaagaatactgtgggagagagtgtcaaaagctttgctaaagtcaaggaacaacatgtccactgctttcccttcatccacagaaccagtaatctcgtcatagaaggcaattagattagtcaggcatgacttgcccttggtgaatccatgctgactgttcctgatgactttcctctcctctaagtgcttcaaaattgattccttgaggacctgctccatgatttttccagggactgaggtgaggctgactggcctgtagttcccaggatcctccttcttcccttttttaaagatgggcactacattagcctttttccagttgtctgggacttcccccgatcgccatgagttttcaaagataatggccaatggctctgcaatcacatccgccaactcctttagcactctcggaggcaacgcatccggccccatggacttgtggacgtccagcttttctaaatagtcatgaaccacttctttctccacagagggctggtcacctcctccccatgctgtgctgcccagtgcagtagtctgggagctgaccttgttcgtgaagacagaggcaaaaaaagcattgagtacattagctttttccacatcctctgtcactaggttgcctccctcattcagtaaggggcccacactttccttgactttcttcttgttgctaacatacctgaagaaacccttcttgttactcttaacatctcttgctagctgcaactccaggtgtgatttggccttcctgatttcactcctgcatgcccgagcaatatttttatactc containing:
- the PODNL1 gene encoding podocan-like protein 1 is translated as MRLSCGCLLVLFVKIPSLCLVGSQDDEDNPPSPRLRGGALPKKNAPGCPANCTCPSEETVECGGLDLHVFPSNVSRAVQHLSLQNNQLRELPYDKLAQLTSLKTLNLHNNHIISDGLPDEAFESLESLQYIYLANNKLTVAPQILPSTVRIVDLAANLLTEVYPLTFGQKANLRSVYLHNNQLANSGLPYDAFNGSDAVSTMILSSNQLSYLPQNLPPALVRLHLQNNRIARIPRGALSSHWKLRELYLQNNNLSNQGLDPSTFSKLKSLEYLDLSNNNLTEIPAGFPPNIMILHLGKNRIGSLPRDSLSRVRGLQYLLLQSNRLTAAGIHPDAFLRLRKLHTLHLYNNRLERVPPGLPRRVRSLMILHNQIAHVGLHDFASTYLLAELNLSYNRLCSAKIHRLAFRKLRRLQSLDLSGNQLTLLPAGLPPSLQVLTLHKNQLNSLSPELLANLTSLKELHLAHNRLRISSITPGTWQELQGLKLLDLSNNELSYIPPDLPESLEYLYLQHNRIAVIGAEAFHTIPDIRAIILRSNRLLAASVSDQAFVDLKQLEVVDTTGNPEPISVKMPRAGHWLRSQPGP